The following proteins come from a genomic window of Companilactobacillus pabuli:
- a CDS encoding DUF896 domain-containing protein, whose product MNEQDELLKKINELAHKAKAGTITKEEEDQQAELRKEYLKNFRASFKSQIEMLRVFDKQGNEVTPEKVREIQRKKGLRDD is encoded by the coding sequence ATGAACGAACAAGACGAATTACTTAAGAAAATCAACGAGTTAGCGCACAAAGCAAAAGCTGGCACGATTACTAAAGAAGAAGAAGATCAACAAGCAGAACTTAGAAAAGAGTACTTGAAGAACTTCCGTGCTAGTTTTAAATCACAAATTGAAATGTTGCGTGTCTTTGATAAGCAAGGAAATGAAGTTACCCCTGAAAAAGTCAGAGAAATTCAACGCAAAAAGGGATTACGTGACGATTAG
- the lexA gene encoding transcriptional repressor LexA, translated as MSKAEGSKQSQILQCIYDYLDEHGYPPTVREICEAVDLSSTSTVHGHLSRLEKKGYIQRDPTKPRAIELTTIGLSSIGIKSKQIPILGTVAAGQPITAERNPDGYFPLPPDLNRESGELFMLEIHGESMINAGIYDGDHVIVHEQNFANNGEIIIAMTEDIEATCKRFYQENGHYRLQPENDTMDPIILDNVEILGKVVGLYRSQIF; from the coding sequence ATGTCAAAAGCTGAAGGCTCTAAACAGTCACAAATTTTACAATGCATTTATGATTACTTAGACGAACATGGATATCCGCCTACTGTTAGAGAGATCTGCGAAGCTGTAGATTTATCTTCAACATCAACGGTCCACGGTCATCTATCTCGTCTTGAAAAGAAAGGCTACATCCAACGTGATCCTACTAAACCACGTGCCATCGAGTTAACGACCATTGGACTCAGCTCGATTGGAATCAAGTCAAAACAAATTCCTATCTTAGGTACTGTTGCGGCTGGTCAACCAATTACTGCTGAAAGAAATCCTGATGGTTACTTCCCACTCCCACCCGATTTAAATCGTGAGTCTGGTGAACTATTCATGCTAGAAATTCATGGTGAAAGTATGATCAACGCTGGAATTTACGATGGCGACCACGTTATCGTTCACGAACAAAATTTTGCTAACAACGGTGAAATTATTATTGCGATGACTGAAGATATCGAAGCTACTTGCAAGAGATTTTATCAAGAAAATGGACATTACCGCCTACAACCAGAAAACGATACAATGGACCCTATCATCTTAGACAATGTTGAGATTTTAGGAAAAGTCGTTGGATTATATCGTTCACAAATATTCTAA
- a CDS encoding phosphoglycerate dehydrogenase codes for MYDVKTFNAIAQSGLDTFRNDFEINKTDDPDAYLIRSVNLLEADFPQSLKTIVRAGAGVNNIPLDRVTEKGIAVFNTPGSNANAVKELIVALMIATKRNLFAAHRYSDEHTEADVSQRTEKDKTKFNGTELAGKKIAVIGLGHVGSLVANAALGLGMKVIGYDPYLSANAAWRINNKVKRVDTIKKAVKNADFVTIHVPKNEETIGLVSTPEINEMKDGVVLFNYSRIGIVNNKAAVKAIRNQKINHYCTDFGEPIIADNPQITITPHIGGSTLEAESNGAIQGANTVMDYLQNGDTTNCVNLPNMQVAFETAFRITVIHQNVPNMVGQISTQLADRQINIENMANAAKDKVAYTIVDVNDLNQDDAEGLIHHLNSIPEVYRVRLIKHQ; via the coding sequence ATGTATGATGTAAAAACTTTTAATGCAATTGCCCAAAGTGGCTTGGATACTTTTAGAAATGATTTCGAAATTAATAAGACCGATGATCCGGATGCCTATTTGATTAGATCAGTGAACTTGTTGGAAGCTGATTTTCCGCAGAGTTTAAAGACTATCGTCAGAGCTGGCGCTGGTGTCAATAATATTCCGTTAGACCGCGTAACTGAAAAAGGAATTGCCGTCTTTAACACTCCCGGTAGCAATGCTAATGCCGTTAAGGAATTGATAGTTGCCTTAATGATTGCTACAAAAAGAAACCTCTTTGCAGCTCATCGATATTCAGATGAACATACAGAGGCTGATGTTTCCCAACGAACTGAAAAAGATAAGACTAAATTCAATGGCACAGAGTTAGCCGGTAAAAAGATTGCAGTGATTGGCCTAGGACATGTCGGTTCCTTAGTTGCTAATGCTGCGTTAGGATTAGGGATGAAAGTAATTGGTTATGATCCTTATTTATCAGCCAATGCTGCTTGGAGAATCAACAATAAAGTCAAACGAGTTGATACGATTAAAAAAGCGGTGAAAAATGCAGATTTTGTTACTATCCACGTGCCTAAGAATGAAGAGACAATTGGTTTGGTTAGTACTCCAGAAATCAATGAAATGAAAGATGGCGTAGTTCTGTTCAACTATTCAAGAATTGGAATCGTCAATAATAAGGCTGCTGTTAAAGCCATTCGTAATCAAAAAATCAATCATTATTGTACTGATTTTGGTGAACCCATTATCGCTGATAATCCACAAATTACGATTACACCACACATTGGAGGTTCAACTTTAGAAGCTGAATCAAATGGGGCTATTCAAGGAGCAAATACTGTTATGGATTATTTGCAAAATGGTGATACGACTAATTGTGTTAATTTACCAAACATGCAAGTGGCATTTGAAACGGCCTTTCGAATTACGGTAATTCACCAAAATGTTCCTAACATGGTAGGGCAAATTAGTACTCAATTAGCTGATCGTCAAATCAATATTGAAAATATGGCTAATGCAGCTAAGGATAAAGTGGCTTACACAATCGTTGACGTTAATGATTTAAATCAAGACGATGCTGAAGGGTTGATTCATCATTTGAATTCTATTCCCGAAGTTTATCGTGTTCGTTTGATCAAACATCAATAA